The DNA segment ACTTGTTACATTTGAAGCCATGACAAACAGACAATACTATGATCAGAATCAAAGCAATCAAAATACCCAGCACTATCAGCTTGATTTTCATGTTCGCCAGCCACATCTTCCTCCTCATCTTGGTTCCTTGTTGTCTGAAATCTTGTGCCTGCATCCAAACATTGCAAATACATCATATCAGTATATCAAAATAACTTATATCAATACGAAGACACCTAGAAGAAAATTTAATAAAACTAAAGCCAAAAAACAATTACTAGCTAAATTAGATGtcttttttgttcaaaaacagTGACAAGAGGATTGAGTCCAATGAGCATCCCACATGGGATCTTTAGAGTTAATTATATAGAAGTTTCCATCCCAAGACGAGTTCATTCCAGATTGCCAAAGAACTAATAATTCATAGCTGAACCAGTtcaaattttatctttattagTAGATAAATTATCATTTGAGTTATGCAAGTTGATTTAATGTGCTCTTTCATTACCACAAAACAATGAAAGAGCCTGGTGCCTGGTGCAGCCAACCCTTGGCCAACCATGCACCAGCTGCATATATGGTCCATTTTGAGCTTGGCTAATGAAAGCAGCATAATATTGGATGCAAAAGTTAAACGATCCATCCACTTGCCTGAGAGCGGAGATTTTCCGTTTTGTCAACTAGAAGCTCAATTTTCTCTCCACGGTCAAGAACCTGCAAAATgaagttaaaatatataaagCTTTCCATGTACAAGCTTTCAAACTCTATTACTGAGATACTCCAAGATGATAACTTTGTTTCATAGCAGAAAAGCCTTACCTTCTCTATGTTTTCCATCATCACTCCTTTGACTTCTGAAACTTGAGCTTTAACTTTGGCAAGCTTGCTAACCTCCTCAGGGTGATCAACACAGTATTGCATCTGCTCCTTCAACTTTGGGCTGTATAATTGAACATGCTCATGATACGCATATGACATTTTACATTCAGCATAAATGGCATGCATATATGTTCATGAATGGAAGGAATTACCCGAATTCTTTGTTCAGGCTATTAGCAACAGCTGTCGCAGCTTTCCCTCCACCATATTTCTTGGTGAAATCCTCCTTGATTCTCTCAAGGTAGGCAATTGGAACTTGTCGACCAACAGACTCAACTGCAACTACGCAATAAGCTGCAACAATTTACAAGATCCATTTAGTTTAACTTAGAAAGAGACTAGTTGAGCGCACAAGACTATTTTGGGCATGTCATAGAAAGAGACTAGCTGAGCGCACAAGA comes from the Euphorbia lathyris chromosome 5, ddEupLath1.1, whole genome shotgun sequence genome and includes:
- the LOC136228874 gene encoding putative vesicle-associated membrane protein 726; translation: MGQQSLIYSFIARGTVILADYTEFTGNFTSIAAQCLQKLPATNNKFTYNCDGHTFNYLVDNGFTYCVVAVESVGRQVPIAYLERIKEDFTKKYGGGKAATAVANSLNKEFGPKLKEQMQYCVDHPEEVSKLAKVKAQVSEVKGVMMENIEKVLDRGEKIELLVDKTENLRSQAQDFRQQGTKMRRKMWLANMKIKLIVLGILIALILIIVLSVCHGFKCNK